The following nucleotide sequence is from Bombina bombina isolate aBomBom1 chromosome 11, aBomBom1.pri, whole genome shotgun sequence.
ttgaatcttcaaattcaaatcagccaataggatgaaaggaaaagctttcatcctattggctgattttaatttgaagatttaaataacccaatagtaatgcaagggtatacatatataaaagcacAATTGTGATTTCTCCCAAATTTTAATATCAGCTGGAGAAAAGTGGATTGCAAAATTGTGcttgcaccacacttgtaatctagccgaaagtaatttataaaggcatttaaaaaaaacataaacggAATCATATTCCTTCATgcatagactttccctttaactttgAGAGCTCCATCAATCTCTGGGTCAGTTTATCTGGGGATAGCAAAGGAGCCTTCTGGCTACTCTTTTTGACCTTTGTCCTCTTTCGAACACTCTTATGCATCTCTAATACCTCAGCAAAAGTCTCTCCTTGCCTTTTATTTAAAAATTGAGATTCACTTAGGGAGGAATCTGAAATAACTCCTAATGTCTCAGGACTTTGGGAGAGTTGATAATAATGTCACTGCCCTGGGCTAATTCCTCCTCCCACTGTTGCTTCAAAACTCTAGACCAGTCCATGCCCTCCCCTTTAGCGACAGCCAGGTCAGGAACCTCTATCTCCAAACTTCTAGGTAGGCCCTCCTCCCCATTTTCAGGAACCTTTGTCACAGAATTTTAGGTTGCTTCAAAATGTTAATAAAAGAGGTCCCAGAGCTGAGGGACAGTTCCTGTGAATAGGCCCAAAGATTAAGATgttctgtgggcctcatcaatgAGATGCTGCCATATTCTTCTAGGCACAATGTCTGGTTTCCTGACTTCACCCTTAGGGTGACTTCCCCAAGGGTAACATACACAAAAATAGAGCAGCGCTCAAccagggaatgaacaatagcataatagcttgtctgtgttaccaccctaggagcagtctctttttgcccagcatttgcctttcacagagaaaaactttcctgcagtataatAGTATGATCCTGACtgaacagtacagtccagtccagaaataccaggcaataccagACGTACATTTTGACCTAGTGtgggcttcatcagtgaggtgcagccatatcactaTAGGCACATGGGGCAACATGTCCATGTCTGGTTTCATGCCTTCACCCTTAATAGTAGATTTTCAATTCCACCAAGAACATTGTAAAAATTGTAGGGTAACTTAAATTCCATTATACACGATCCCATTAGCTCtgtcacaacatatatatatatatatatatatatatatatatatatatatatatatatatatatatatatatatatatatatatacacagtatatatatatatatatatatatccagatcaATTGTCTCAAGGTCCTTACTTTCATCATAATCTTCAGTCTCTCAGTTTGTCTGCTTTTTTCAGCAGATGTTtaaattggatgttctatctgaataatgaacttttcattttgattttactgtacctttaaggcacCATTTTTTCCCCACTTCTTTCCAGCAATTACCATCATTACAAGTTATTGCAATGCATCTTTATTAAGGGATATATTTAACATATTGACTGTTATAACTATTttgcagaaataaaaaaacaatatactaaAGAACGTGAGAGGAGTGTTGGATTAGCAGCAAGACAACTGTCTAATGACGATAGTGTGAGATCAGCTGCAAGAGAACTATCTAGTGAGAAGAGTGTCAAACCAAAATCAAgagaaccatctagtgagaagagtgtCATACCAGAATCAAGAGAACCATCTAATGAGAAGAGTGACAGATCAGCAACAATTGATTCGTCTACTGAGAAGAGTTTCAAACCAAAATCAAGAGAACAATCTAATGAGAAGATTGTCTTACCAGAATCAAgagaaccatctagtgagaagagtgACAGATCAGCAACAAGAGAACCGTCTAGTGAGAAGAGTGTTGGATCAGCAGCAAgagaaccatctagtgagaagagtgtCAAACCAGAAGCAAGAGAAACATCAAGTGAGAAGAGTGTCAAACCAAAATCAAGAGAACCATCTAATGAGAAGAGTGAGCTATCAGCAACAAGAGAACCATTTAGTGAGAAGAGTGTAAAACAAGAAACAAAAGATTCATCTAGTGAGAAGAGTGTCAAACCAGAATCAAgagaaccatctagtgagaagagtAACAGATCAGCACCAAGAGTACCATCTAGCGAGAAGAGTGTTGGATCAGCAGCAAGAGAACCATCTAGTGAGAAAAATGTTGGTTCAGCAGCAACAaaaccatctagtgagaagagtACCAGATCAGCAGCAAGAGAACAATCTAGTGAGAAAAGTGTTGAAACAGCAGCAAGAGAACCATCTACTGATAGGAATGTTGGATCAGCAGCAACAAAACCATCTAGTGAGAGGAATGTTGGATCAGCAGCAACAaaaccatctagtgagaagagtgttgaaacagcagcaagagaaccatctagtgagaagagtTTTGGATCAGCAGCAACAAAACCATCTCGTGAGAAGAGTGTTGGATCAGCATCAACAaaaccatctagtgagaagagtgttGAAACAGCAGCAAGAGAATCATCTAGTGACAAGAGTGTTGGATCAGCAGCAAGAGAACCATCTACTGACAAGAGTGTTGGATCAGCTGCAAGAGAACCATCTACTGAGAGGAATGTTGGATCAGCATCAACAAAACCATCTAGTGAGAAGTGTGTTGGATCAGCAACAAGAAAAGCATCTAGTGAGGAGAAAAATGAATCATCAGCAACAAAACAATATAGTGAGACGAGTGTTGAAACATCAGCAAAagaaccatctagtgagaagagtgttGGATCACCAGCAACAAAACAATCTAGTGAGAAGTGTGTTGAAACAACAGCAAAAGAATCTAGTGAGAAGAGTGTTGACACAGCAGTAAGAGAACCATCTAGTGAGAATAGTTTTGGATCAGCAGCAACAaaaccatctagtgagaagagtgttGGATCAGCATCAACAaaaccatctagtgagaagagtgttGGATCAGCAGCAAGAGAACCATCTAGAGAGAAGAATGTTGGATCAGCAGCAACAaaaccatctagtgagaagagtgttggatcagcagcaagagaaccatctagtgagaagagtgttggatcagcagcaagagaaccatctagtgagaagagtgtCAAACCAGAAGCAAGAGAAACATCAAGTGAGAAGAGTGTCAAACCAAAATCAAGAGAACCATCTAATGAGAAGAGTGACCTTTCAGCAACAAGAGAACCATTTAGTGAGAAGAGTGTAAAACAAGAAACAAAAGATTCATCTAGTGAGAAGAGTGTCAAACCAGAATCAAgagaaccatctagtgagaagagtAACAGATCAGCACCAAAAGTACAATCTAGCGAGAAGAGTGTTGGATCAGCAGCAAGAGAACCATCTAGTGAGAAAAATGTTGGTTCAGCAGCAACAaaaccatctagtgagaagagtACCAGATCAGCAGCAAGAGAACAATCTAGTGAGAAAAGTGTTGAAAAAGCAGCAAGAGAACCATCTACTGAGAGGAATGTTGGATCAGCAGCAACAaaaccatctagtgagaagagtgttGAAACAGCAGgagaaccatctagtgagaagagtTTTGGATCAGCAGCAACAaaaccatctagtgagaagagtAACAGATCAGCACCAAGAGTACAATCTAGCAAGAAGAGTGTTGGATCAGCAGCAAGAGAACCATCTAGTGAGAAAAATGTTGGTTCAGCAGCAACAaaaccatctagtgagaagagtACCAGATCAGCAGCAAGAGAACAATCTAGTGAGAAAAGTGTTGAAACAGCAGCAAGAGAACCATCTACTGAGAGGAATGTTGGATCAGCAGCAACAaaaccatctagtgagaagagtgttgaaacagcagcaagagaaccatctagtgagaagagtTTTGGATCAGCAGCAACAaaaccatctagtgagaagagtgttGGATCAGCATCAACAAAACCATCTAGTGACAAGAGTGTTGGATCAGCAGCAAGAGAACCAACTAGAGATAAGAATGTTGGATCAGCTGCAAGAGAACCATCTACTGAGAGGAATGTTGGATCAGCAGCAACAaaaccatctagtgagaagagtgttggatcagcagcaagagaaccatctagtgagaagaACGTTGGATCAGCATCAACAAAACCATCTAGTGAGAAGTGTGTTGGATCAGCAGCAAGAGAAGCATCTAGTGAGGAGAGTAATAAATCATCTAGTGAGAAGTGTGTTGGATCAGCAGCAAGAGAAGCATCTAGTGAGGAGAGTAATAAATCATCAGCAACAAAACAATATAGTGAGACGAGTGTTGAAACATCAGCAAAAGAACAATCTAGTGAGAAGAGTGTTGGATCACCAGCAACAAAACAATCTAGTGAGAAGAGTGTTGAAACAACAGCAAAAGAATCTAGTGAGAAGAGTGTTggattaaccaaatcggcagctgaatagtaatagttgctaGTGAGAAGAACATTGGATCAGCATCAACAaaaccatctagtgagaagagtgttGGATCAGCAGCAAGAGAAGCATCTCGTGAGAAGAACGTTGGATCAGCATCAACAAAACCATCTAGTGAGAAGTGTGTTGGATCAGCAGCAAGAGAAGCATCTAGTGAGGAGAGTAATGAATCATCAGCAACAAAACAATCTAGTGAGAAGAGTGTTGAAACAACAGCAAAAGAACCATCTAATGAGAAGAATGTTGGAACATCAGCAAGAGAGCCATTTAGTAAGAAGAGTGTTGGATTAGCAGCAAAAGAACCACCCAGTGAGAAGATCATTGAATCAGCAGCAAGAGAGccatctactaataataataataataactagtatttatatagcgtttttctcccagtgggactcaaagtgctttttcagcgctcactctcagaattaaccaaatcggcagctgaatagtaatagttgctaGTGATAAGAACATTGGATCAGCATCAACAaaaccatctagtgagaagagtgttGGATCAGCAGCAAGAGAAGCATCTCGTGAGAAGAGTGATGAATGATCAGCAACAAAACAATCTAGTGAGAAGAGTGTTGAAACAGCAGCAAAAGAACCACCCAGTGAGATAATTGAATCAGCAGCAAGAGAGccatctagtgagaagagtgttGAATCAGCAATACCAAAACCATCTAGTGAGAGGAATGTTGGATCAGCAGCAACAaaaccatctagtgagaagagtgttggatcagcagcaacaaaaccatctagtgagaagagtgttggatcagcagcaacaaaaccatctagtgagaagagtATTGAAACAGCAGCAAAATAACCATCTAGTGAGAAGAATGGTG
It contains:
- the LOC128641649 gene encoding serine/arginine repetitive matrix protein 1-like; translated protein: MPQLSPQVSQTLSASHAVPCISTHTPVGVTLQDMATHISSAVSDALPAFPMLQGKRKRKYRESTKTPINSRGKYEGLKQGKRPVEEYIAEFKLYASDSLWSPIALRNQFRLGLAENLKDELARIELPATLEALMKISSQIDRRLRERRGEKLHTDLYHKHSPPRTHTKPTLPTSVPMEIGVVRGPLSNEERMRRKTRNLCMYCGDPTHSVHECPILQKNKKSVYCVLPTCTAKANPPLEGQDSLLDEENPEIKKQYTKERERSVGLAARQLSNDDSVRSAARELSSEKSVKPKSREPSSEKSVIPESREPSNEKSDRSATIDSSTEKSFKPKSREQSNEKIVLPESREPSSEKSDRSATREPSSEKSVGSAAREPSSEKSVKPEARETSSEKSVKPKSREPSNEKSELSATREPFSEKSVKQETKDSSSEKSVKPESREPSSEKSNRSAPRVPSSEKSVGSAAREPSSEKNVGSAATKPSSEKSTRSAAREQSSEKSVETAAREPSTDRNVGSAATKPSSERNVGSAATKPSSEKSVETAAREPSSEKSFGSAATKPSREKSVGSASTKPSSEKSVETAARESSSDKSVGSAAREPSTDKSVGSAAREPSTERNVGSASTKPSSEKCVGSATRKASSEEKNESSATKQYSETSVETSAKEPSSEKSVGSPATKQSSEKCVETTAKESSEKSVDTAVREPSSENSFGSAATKPSSEKSVGSASTKPSSEKSVGSAAREPSREKNVGSAATKPSSEKSVGSAAREPSSEKSVGSAAREPSSEKSVKPEARETSSEKSVKPKSREPSNEKSDLSATREPFSEKSVKQETKDSSSEKSVKPESREPSSEKSNRSAPKVQSSEKSVGSAAREPSSEKNVGSAATKPSSEKSTRSAAREQSSEKSVEKAAREPSTERNVGSAATKPSSEKSVETAGEPSSEKSFGSAATKPSSEKSNRSAPRVQSSKKSVGSAAREPSSEKNVGSAATKPSSEKSTRSAAREQSSEKSVETAAREPSTERNVGSAATKPSSEKSVETAAREPSSEKSFGSAATKPSSEKSVGSASTKPSSDKSVGSAAREPTRDKNVGSAAREPSTERNVGSAATKPSSEKSVGSAAREPSSEKNVGSASTKPSSEKCVGSAAREASSEESNKSSSEKCVGSAAREASSEESNKSSATKQYSETSVETSAKEQSSEKSVGSPATKQSSEKSVETTAKESSEKSVGLTKSAAE